The genomic segment GCTCGGCGGTCGCGGGCGGGGTGGTCTCGCCGCCGCCCGCCGGCGGCTGCGTGGGCGCGGGCTGGTCGCCGGCGGTGACGAGGGTCAGGTTGTTGCGCTCGAGGATCTCGTTCACCGGCTGGAAGAACGTGGTGCCGCCCCGGGTGCAGTCGCCGGAGCCGCCCGAGGTGACGCCCTGCGCCTGGTCGCCGGAGAGCCACGCGCCGCCGGAGTCGCCCGGCTCGGCGCAGACGTTCGTCCGGGTCAGCCCGGTGACCGTGCCCTCCGGGTAGTTGACTGTGGCGTTCTTCGCCTGGATCAGGCCGCACCGGGTGCCGGTGGTGGAGCCGGACCGGCAGATCGACGCGCCCACCGGCGCCTCGGTGGAGCCGTTCACCGCCACCGTGCCGCCGTCGTTGAAGTCGGTCACCACGCCCTGCGGCGTCCAGTCGGCGTTCACCCGCACGAACGCCCAGTCGTCACCCGGGAACGAGGACGCGGCGAACGTGCCCTGGGCGACCCGGTTCGATCCGGTGGTGCGGTCCCCCGGCCGGCCGCAGTGCCCGGCGGTGACGAACCCGCCGACCACGGAGAAGCCCACCGAGCAGCGGCCGGCGTTGTTGATCAGGTAGGCGTCGCCGCCCCGAACGTCGAACAGCGGACGCGGGGCCTCGTCGGCGGTACGCACGCGGACCGTCGCGGCCTTCGAACCGGCGGCGGCGGCGAACCGGCGGCCGTCGGCCTCCGCGCCCGGCCGCGCGATCACGACCACCGCGTTGTCTGCCACGTCGACGTACCAGCCGGCCACGTCCGGGCTGGCGTCGGCGCCCGCCGCGTCCAGCCGGGACTTCACCGCGTCCAGCTCGGCGACGCCCCGCGCGACCCGCTTCGGGACCGCGCCCGCCGCGCGTACCCGGGCCTCACCGGCCGGGTCGGCCACCGCCACGGTGAGCGTGGCGCCGTCCGCGCTGAGCCAGCTGCCCCCGTAGCCGGCGCCGAGTTCGCCGCGCAGCCGAGTGACGGTGCCGGCCGCCCACCGCTCCGTCCGCAACCGCTTCACCGCCTGGTCGCGGGTCAGCGAGAGGTCGCGGCCCATCGCATCCAGGACCTCCGGCGCGACGCCGTCGGCCGCCGGCGCGGCCCGCCGGGGTTCCTCACCGGCGAACGACGGTACGGTCACCGCCGCCGTCAACCCGGCCGCCGCCACCAGTACGCCGATGGCTGTCATCCGTCTGCGGTCCATCCGCCACGCTCCTCCCGACCGGCGCAGGGGCAGCCGGCCGTCGGGAGGTACGGAGACGGACGCCGATCGGATGAGGGTGAGCGAAAGGTTTCGACGCGCCGTGTCGGGGCGTACCCGGAAAGCGACGGCGCCGGCCCACCGCGGACGGTGGACCGGCGCGCGGCGCGGTCGGGTCAGACCTCGACGACGGTCGGGACGATCATGGGCCGACGGCGGTACGCGTCGTTGACCCAGCGGCCCACCGTGCGGCGGACGATCTGCTGGAGCTGGTGCGGGTCGGTGATGCCGTCCGCGGCAGCCCGGTTCAGCGCCTCGGTGACCAGCGGGACCACCGGGTTGAACGCCTCCGGGTCCTCGGAGAAGCCCTTGGCCGAGACGGTCGGCCCGGCGACCACCTTGCCGGTGACCGAGTCGACCACCACTGTCGCGGCGATGAACCCGCCGTCGCCGAGGATCCGGCGCTCGGTGAGCAGCGACTCGCTCACGTCACCGACGGCGAGACCGTCGACGTAGACGTACCGGCTCTTGACCCGCCCGACCAGGCTGGCGCGGCCCTCGACCAGGTCGACCACGTCGCCGTCCTCGCAGAGCACGACCCGGTCCGGCGCGACGCCGGACTCGATGCCGAGCCGGGCGTGCGCCCGCAGGTGCCGCCACTCGCCGTGCACCGGCATCAGGTTGCTCGGGCGGACGACGTTGAGCAGGTAGAGCAGTTCGCCGGCCGGGGCGTGGCCGGAGACGTGCACCTTGGCGACGTCCTTGTGGACCACCACGGCGCCGGCCCGGGCCAGCCGGTTGATCACCCGGTAGACCGAGGTTTCGTTGCCGGGCACCAGCGAGGACGCCAGCACCACCGTGTCGCCGGGCGCGATGGTGATGTGCCGGTGGTCGCCGCTGGCCATCCGGCCCAGCGCGCTCATCGGCTCGCCCTGCGAACCGGTGGACATCAGCACGATCTGCTCGGGCGGCAGGTTCGTGGCCTCCTCGATCCCGACCACCAGGCCGGGCGGGATGTTCAGCAGGCCCAGGTCACGGGCGATGCCCATGTTGCGGACCATGGACCGGCCGATCAGCGCCACCTTGCGGCCGTGCTCGGACGCCGAGTCGAAGACCTGCTGCACCCGGTGCACGTGCGAGGCGAACGAGGCGACGATGATCCGCCCCTTGGCCTTTCCGAAGATCGAGTCGAGGACCGGGCCAATCTCCCGCTCCGGCGTGACGAAGCCGGGGATCTCCGCGTTCGTCGAGTCGGACAGCAGCAGGTCGACGCCCTCGGCGCCGAGCCGGGCGAACCCGGCCAGGTCGGTGATCCGCCCGTCCAGGGGAAGCTGGTCCATCTTGAAGTCGCCGGTGTGCAGCACCAGGCCGGCCGGGGTACGGATGGCCACCGCGAGCGCGTCCGGGATCGAGTGGTTCACCGCGAAGAACTCGCACTCGAACGGGCCCAGCCGTTCCCGGCCGCCTTCCCGCACGGTCAGCGTGTACGGCTGGATCCGCCGCTCGGCCAGCTTCGCCTCGACGAGCGCGAGCGTGAACTGGGAACCGACGAGCGGAATGTCCGGCTTGTGCGCGAGCAGGTACGGCACCGCGCCGATGTGGTCCTCGTGGCCGTGCGTGAGCACGATCGCCTGCACGTCGGCCAGCCGGTCCAGGATCGGAGCGAAGTCGGGCAGGATCAGGTCCACGCCCGGCTGCTCGACGTCGGGGAACAGCACCCCGCAGTCGACGATGAGCAGCTTGCCGTCGTACTCGAAGACGGTCATGTTCCGGCCGATGGCGCCGAGTCCGCCGAGCGGGATGATCCGCAGGCCGCCCTCGGGCAGCGGCGGGGGCAGTTCACCCTCGATGTGCGCCTCGGTCACGCGTCACCTCATTCTGCGACGCCGTCGCGCGGCGTCCGTCGTGTCGTTGATTCATTCGGGCAGGGGCAGGCCCGCCGCGGCGCAGTCGGCGCGCAGCTGGGCCAGTTCGTCACCGGTGGCGTCGACGAGCGGCGGCCGCACCGGACCGGCCGGGCGACCCTGCACCCCGAGGCCGGCCTTGACCAGGATCGTGCCCTGGGTGCGGAAGATGCCGGTGTAGAGCGGCAGCAACTGCCGGTGCAGGGCGAGCGCCCGGGCGTTGTCGCCCGCCTCGAACGCCTCGATCATCTGCTGGGTCAGCGCGCCGGTGAAGTGGGTGGAGGTGCCGACCACGCCGACCGCGCCGATCGACAGCATCGGCAGGGTCAGCGCGTCCTCGCCGCTGTAGTAGGCCAGGTCGGTGCGGCTGAGCACCTCCGCGGTGGCGAGCAGGTCGCTCTTGGCGTCCTTCACCGCGACGATCCGGCCGTGCTCGGCCAGCTTCACGAGCGTCTCGGTGGCGATCGCCACGCCCGTGCGGTGCGGGATGTCGTAGAGCATGACCGGCAGGCCGGTGGCGTCCGCGACGGTGGTGAAGTGACGCAGCAGACCGGCCTGCGGCGGCTTGTTGTAGTACGGCGTGACCACCAGCAGGCCGTGCGCGCCGGCCTTCTCGGCCTGCGTGGCCAGCTCGACGGTGTGCCGGGTGTCGTTGGTGCCCACCCCGGCGACGATGCGGGCCCGGTCGCCGACCGCCTCGACCACGGCACGGATCAGCGACTCCTTCTCCGCCTCCGTGGTGGTCGGGGACTCGCCGGTGGTGCCGTTGAGCACCAGCGCGTCGTTGCCCTGCTGGTCGACGAGGTATTCGGCGAGCCGGGCGGCGCCGTCGAGGTCCAGGCCGCCGTCCGGCGTGAACGGGGTCACCATGGCCGTCATCACTCGCCCGAACGGGCGCGACGCGCCCCGGCTGGGGGCGGCGGAGTGGTCGTGCGTCATGCTCACAACCTAGCGGACGGCCGCCGGTGACCCGGCGGCGAAGGGCGACGAGTCACTCGGCGTGCGGCGACGCTGCCACCTCGGTGCCGTCGGGCAGGGTGGAGATCTCGAAGTCGGCGAAGACGTTCGGCGCGACACCCTTGAGCTGGCGCAGGCACTCCACGGCCAGCTCGCGGATCTCCACGTCGGCGTGCTCGGTGGCGCGCATCTTCACGAAGTGGCGCCAGGCCCGGTAGTTGCCGGTCACCACGATCCGCGTCTCGGTGGCGTTGGGCAGCACCGCCCGGGCCGCCTGGCGGGCCTGCTTGCGGCGCAGCGTCGGGTTGGGCTCGTCGGTGAAGCGGGCCTCCAGCCCCTCCAGCAACTCGGTGTACGCCCGTACCGCCGCGTCGGTGGCCTCGACGAACTTCTTGTGCAGCTCCGGGTCGTCGGCGATCACCGACGGCTCGACCATCGCCGCGTCCCGCTCGGGCACGTAGCGCTGGGACAGCTGCGAGTAGGAGAAGTGCCGGTGCCGGATCAGCTCGTGCGTGAACGAGCGCGAGACGCCGCTGAAGTAGAAGCTCACCGAGCCGTGCTCCAGCACGCTCAGGTGGCCGACCTCCAGGATGTGCGCCAGGTAGCCGGCGTTGGTGGCGGTGGCCGGGTTCGGCTTCTTCCAGCTCTGGTAGCAGGCCCGGCCGGCGAACTCGGCGAGCGCCTGCCCACCGTCGGCGTCGGTGGACCACGGCACCTCTTCGGGTGCCTGGAACTGGGTCCACGCGATCAACTTGACCTGGGGCTGCACCATCTCCGGCATTCCTGCGACTGTAGTGGCCGCGCCGTCGCCGTGGAAATCGGGCACGCGGCCGTCCGGAACCGGTCAGACGTAGAGCGAGGTGAAGGGAGCCCAGGGCAGGTTGCGGACCACCGAGAAGACGCCCCAGGCGGCCAGGAACATGCCGATGACCTTGGGGCTGAACTGGATCTCGGGGAGCTTCCAGCCGAACGCCCGGTTACCCGCCCAGGCCACGAAGAGCCAGGCCAGGAACGGCAGCGCGAACACGAAGAGGAAGTGGTGGCGGGCCGCGGCGGGCAGGTCGGCGTGCAGCACGTACCAGAGCGCGCGGGTGCCGCCACAGCCCGGACAGTCGAGCCCGGTGGTCAGCTTGAGCAGGCAGGTCGGTGCGGCGTCCGGGTCGCTCCGGGTCGGGTCGCTGACCAGCGCGTACGCGATGCCGACGCCGACGCAGCCGAGCGCCGCGAGCGGCACCGCCCAGCGCGGGGCGCGGGCGTGCAGGCGCATCACCATCCGGGTGAACCGGTCGGCCTCGACCGGCTGGTACGCCGCCGGGTAACCCCCCGGCCACGGTGCTCCGGGCGCTCCGGGCGCTCCGGGCGCTCCGGGCGCTCCGGGCGCTCCGGGCGCTCCGGCGGGAGCGTGCGGACCGGCGTGCGAGTGCGTCTCGGCGTGCGAAGGCTGCCCGGCGTACGCGTAGGCGTGCGCCTCGCCCTGCGGCCCGGACTCCGGCTGCGCGTGCCCGTGCGGGTGCGACTCGGGGTGCGGGTCGGGCGCGGTGGCAGGCCGGTCAACGCTCGTCACGCGCTCACCGTACACCGGCCACGCCCACCAGCGCGGCGGCCAGCGGCCCCGCCAGGTCGCCCGCGGCGGGCGGGGCGACCGCGTCCAGACCGAGCCAGCCGGCCAGCCGGTACAGCTCGGCGGCGAGCGCCACGGCGGTCTCCCCCGGATCGGCGCCCGGCTCGACCCAGGCGGCGGGCACCAGCAGCGCCCCGGCCTTCCGGTCGGCCTTCAGGTCGACCCGGGCGGTGAAGCGCTCGCCCTGGCGGAACGGCAGCACGTAGTAGCCGTAGACCCGCTGCGGCGCCGGCACGTAGATCTCGATCCGGTAGGTGAAGCCGAACAGCCGCTCGGTGCGCCCTCGCTCCCAGACCAGCGGGTCGAACGGGCTGACCAGTGTGTTGCCGCGCACCCAGCGGGGCAGCCGGGCGTCGGCGTGCAGGTAGGCGGGGTGCCGCCAGCCCTGCACGGTGACCGGGGTCAGCTCGCCCGCCTCGACCAGCTCGGCCACCGCCTGCCGCGCCCCGGCGACCGGGAGCCGGAAGTAGTCGCGCAGCTCCGGCTCGGCGGCCACACCCAGCGAGCGGGCGGCGATCGAGACGAGCGACCGGTACGCCTCGGCGTCGCTCGGGGTGGGCGCGTCCAGCACGGCGGCCGGAAGCACCCGC from the Micromonospora sp. WMMA1947 genome contains:
- a CDS encoding S1 family peptidase, with protein sequence MDRRRMTAIGVLVAAAGLTAAVTVPSFAGEEPRRAAPAADGVAPEVLDAMGRDLSLTRDQAVKRLRTERWAAGTVTRLRGELGAGYGGSWLSADGATLTVAVADPAGEARVRAAGAVPKRVARGVAELDAVKSRLDAAGADASPDVAGWYVDVADNAVVVIARPGAEADGRRFAAAAGSKAATVRVRTADEAPRPLFDVRGGDAYLINNAGRCSVGFSVVGGFVTAGHCGRPGDRTTGSNRVAQGTFAASSFPGDDWAFVRVNADWTPQGVVTDFNDGGTVAVNGSTEAPVGASICRSGSTTGTRCGLIQAKNATVNYPEGTVTGLTRTNVCAEPGDSGGAWLSGDQAQGVTSGGSGDCTRGGTTFFQPVNEILERNNLTLVTAGDQPAPTQPPAGGGETTPPATAEPTPPAGDTECSGQVSRTGRIAAGRTQIQPDGRFYRVPDGTQEACLSAPDGARVALELQRFTGGAFRTVARATSADGTARLTAETPAGAYRYRVVGLSGSGEYTLAFSAR
- a CDS encoding ribonuclease J, which translates into the protein MTEAHIEGELPPPLPEGGLRIIPLGGLGAIGRNMTVFEYDGKLLIVDCGVLFPDVEQPGVDLILPDFAPILDRLADVQAIVLTHGHEDHIGAVPYLLAHKPDIPLVGSQFTLALVEAKLAERRIQPYTLTVREGGRERLGPFECEFFAVNHSIPDALAVAIRTPAGLVLHTGDFKMDQLPLDGRITDLAGFARLGAEGVDLLLSDSTNAEIPGFVTPEREIGPVLDSIFGKAKGRIIVASFASHVHRVQQVFDSASEHGRKVALIGRSMVRNMGIARDLGLLNIPPGLVVGIEEATNLPPEQIVLMSTGSQGEPMSALGRMASGDHRHITIAPGDTVVLASSLVPGNETSVYRVINRLARAGAVVVHKDVAKVHVSGHAPAGELLYLLNVVRPSNLMPVHGEWRHLRAHARLGIESGVAPDRVVLCEDGDVVDLVEGRASLVGRVKSRYVYVDGLAVGDVSESLLTERRILGDGGFIAATVVVDSVTGKVVAGPTVSAKGFSEDPEAFNPVVPLVTEALNRAAADGITDPHQLQQIVRRTVGRWVNDAYRRRPMIVPTVVEV
- the dapA gene encoding 4-hydroxy-tetrahydrodipicolinate synthase → MTHDHSAAPSRGASRPFGRVMTAMVTPFTPDGGLDLDGAARLAEYLVDQQGNDALVLNGTTGESPTTTEAEKESLIRAVVEAVGDRARIVAGVGTNDTRHTVELATQAEKAGAHGLLVVTPYYNKPPQAGLLRHFTTVADATGLPVMLYDIPHRTGVAIATETLVKLAEHGRIVAVKDAKSDLLATAEVLSRTDLAYYSGEDALTLPMLSIGAVGVVGTSTHFTGALTQQMIEAFEAGDNARALALHRQLLPLYTGIFRTQGTILVKAGLGVQGRPAGPVRPPLVDATGDELAQLRADCAAAGLPLPE
- the thyX gene encoding FAD-dependent thymidylate synthase, encoding MVQPQVKLIAWTQFQAPEEVPWSTDADGGQALAEFAGRACYQSWKKPNPATATNAGYLAHILEVGHLSVLEHGSVSFYFSGVSRSFTHELIRHRHFSYSQLSQRYVPERDAAMVEPSVIADDPELHKKFVEATDAAVRAYTELLEGLEARFTDEPNPTLRRKQARQAARAVLPNATETRIVVTGNYRAWRHFVKMRATEHADVEIRELAVECLRQLKGVAPNVFADFEISTLPDGTEVAASPHAE
- a CDS encoding DUF2752 domain-containing protein: MTSVDRPATAPDPHPESHPHGHAQPESGPQGEAHAYAYAGQPSHAETHSHAGPHAPAGAPGAPGAPGAPGAPGAPGAPWPGGYPAAYQPVEADRFTRMVMRLHARAPRWAVPLAALGCVGVGIAYALVSDPTRSDPDAAPTCLLKLTTGLDCPGCGGTRALWYVLHADLPAAARHHFLFVFALPFLAWLFVAWAGNRAFGWKLPEIQFSPKVIGMFLAAWGVFSVVRNLPWAPFTSLYV
- a CDS encoding crosslink repair DNA glycosylase YcaQ family protein, whose product is MAESLSLAQARRITLAAQGFADPAPTGVPTRRHLRRVLDRVGLIQMDSVNVLQRAHYLPLYSRLGPYPTALLDTAAYRRPRELFEYWAHEASLVPVGLHPALRWRMAKARDEAWGGMRRIAEEQPGLIAWVRDEVAARGPLTAAEIEHDAPRETGNWGWNWSVVKRALEFLFWAGEVTAADRTNSFARRYDLPERVLPAAVLDAPTPSDAEAYRSLVSIAARSLGVAAEPELRDYFRLPVAGARQAVAELVEAGELTPVTVQGWRHPAYLHADARLPRWVRGNTLVSPFDPLVWERGRTERLFGFTYRIEIYVPAPQRVYGYYVLPFRQGERFTARVDLKADRKAGALLVPAAWVEPGADPGETAVALAAELYRLAGWLGLDAVAPPAAGDLAGPLAAALVGVAGVR